Proteins encoded by one window of Planktothrix tepida PCC 9214:
- a CDS encoding DNA-directed RNA polymerase subunit gamma, which produces MAKLEQRFDYVKIGLASPERIRQWGERTLPNGQVVGEVTKPETINYRTLKPEMDGLFCERIFGPAKDWECHCGKYKRVRHRGIVCERCGVEVTESRVRRHRMGYIKLAAPVTHVWYLKGIPSYMAILLDMPLRDVEQVVYFNAYVVLNPGNHDSLSYKQLLTEDTWLEIEDQIYSEESTLTGIEVGIGAEAIARLLEDIPLEEEAEKLREEIAVAKGQKRAKLIKRLRVIDNFVATGSKPDWMVLNVIPVIPPDLRPMVQLDGGRFATSDLNDLYRRVINRNNRLARLQEILAPEIIIRNEKRMLQEAVDALIDNGRRGRTVVGANNRPLKSLSDIIEGKQGRFRQNLLGKRVDYSGRSVIVVGPKLKMHQCGLPREMAIELFQPFVINRLIRQGLVNNIKAAKKLIQRNDASVWDVLEEVISGHPVMLNRAPTLHRLGIQAFEPILVDGRAIQLHPLVCPAFNADFDGDQMAVHVPLSIESQAEARLLMLASNNILSPATGRPIVTPSQDMVLGCYYLTAENPKFKDQKERYFADLEDVIVAYQQGSLELHSYVMVRFEGEMLSDEAEQVNIEQEDAITGIITKTYVGKKTGKLLRRVREDKEGNILTQYIRTTPGRVIFNKTVFSVINNQ; this is translated from the coding sequence ATGGCTAAACTTGAACAACGGTTTGATTACGTTAAAATTGGATTAGCGTCTCCAGAACGAATTCGTCAGTGGGGAGAGAGAACGCTGCCGAATGGTCAAGTGGTGGGAGAAGTCACCAAACCCGAAACCATCAATTACAGAACGCTAAAACCGGAGATGGATGGGTTATTTTGTGAACGAATTTTTGGCCCTGCCAAGGATTGGGAATGCCATTGTGGAAAATATAAACGGGTCAGACATCGTGGAATTGTCTGCGAACGCTGTGGCGTAGAAGTCACAGAATCCCGTGTCCGTCGCCATCGCATGGGTTATATCAAATTAGCGGCTCCGGTTACCCATGTTTGGTATCTCAAAGGGATTCCGAGTTATATGGCTATTCTATTAGATATGCCATTACGGGATGTGGAGCAAGTGGTTTATTTTAACGCCTATGTGGTGTTAAATCCAGGAAACCATGATAGCTTGTCCTATAAACAGTTATTAACAGAAGATACTTGGTTAGAAATTGAAGACCAAATTTATAGTGAAGAATCCACTTTAACGGGAATTGAAGTGGGAATTGGGGCGGAAGCCATTGCCCGTTTATTAGAGGATATCCCCTTAGAAGAAGAAGCCGAAAAACTGCGAGAAGAAATTGCCGTAGCTAAAGGACAAAAACGCGCCAAACTAATTAAACGGCTGCGGGTAATTGATAACTTTGTGGCAACGGGTTCTAAACCAGATTGGATGGTTTTGAATGTAATTCCCGTCATTCCTCCTGATTTACGCCCGATGGTGCAGTTGGATGGGGGACGATTTGCCACCTCGGATTTAAACGATTTATATCGTCGGGTGATTAACCGCAATAATCGATTAGCTCGATTACAAGAAATTCTAGCTCCTGAAATTATTATCCGTAACGAAAAACGGATGTTACAGGAGGCGGTTGATGCCTTAATTGATAACGGTCGTCGGGGTCGGACGGTAGTTGGAGCTAATAATCGACCGTTAAAATCTTTGTCGGATATTATTGAAGGGAAGCAGGGACGATTCCGCCAAAACTTATTAGGAAAACGGGTAGATTATTCCGGTCGTTCTGTCATCGTGGTGGGGCCCAAATTAAAAATGCACCAGTGCGGTTTACCCCGTGAAATGGCGATTGAATTGTTCCAACCCTTTGTGATTAATCGCTTAATTCGTCAAGGATTAGTCAATAATATTAAAGCGGCGAAAAAACTGATTCAACGCAACGATGCCAGTGTTTGGGATGTTTTAGAAGAAGTGATTTCAGGACATCCGGTGATGTTAAACCGTGCCCCGACCTTGCACCGTTTAGGGATTCAAGCCTTTGAACCCATTTTAGTCGATGGTCGGGCGATTCAGTTGCATCCGTTAGTGTGTCCAGCCTTTAACGCGGACTTTGACGGTGACCAAATGGCCGTTCACGTTCCCCTCTCCATTGAATCTCAAGCTGAAGCCCGATTGTTGATGTTAGCTTCCAATAATATTCTATCTCCGGCGACGGGACGACCGATTGTTACCCCCAGTCAGGATATGGTCTTGGGATGTTACTATCTAACCGCAGAAAATCCAAAATTTAAAGATCAAAAAGAGCGTTATTTTGCCGATTTGGAGGATGTCATTGTTGCTTATCAACAAGGGTCTTTAGAGTTACATTCCTATGTGATGGTACGCTTTGAGGGGGAAATGTTATCCGATGAAGCAGAACAGGTCAATATTGAACAGGAGGATGCCATCACTGGGATAATTACTAAAACCTATGTGGGTAAGAAAACGGGTAAACTCTTACGTCGAGTTCGAGAAGATAAGGAGGGTAATATTCTAACTCAATATATTCGTACCACCCCAGGACGGGTGATTTTCAATAAAACCGTGTTTTCAGTCATCAATAATCAGTAA
- the rpoB gene encoding DNA-directed RNA polymerase subunit beta has protein sequence MANLTHNEPTFLLPDLIEIQRSSFRWFLEAGLIEELESFSPITDYTGKLELHFLAKDYKLKRPKYDVDEAKRRDSTYAVQMYVPTRLINKETGEIKEQEVFIGDLPLMTERGTFIINGAERVIVNQIVRSPGVYYKSEIDKNGRRTYSASLIPNRGAWLKFETDKNDLVWVRIDKTRKLSAQVLLKALGLTNNEIFDALRHPEYFEKTIEREGEFTEDDALMELYRKLRPGEPPTVAGGEQLLNNRFFDAKRYDLGRVGRYKLNKKLRLTIPDTTRVLTSTDILAAIDYLVNLEYDIGETDDIDHLGNRRVRSVGELLQNQVRVGLNRLERIIRERMTVSDADALTPASLVNPKPLVAAIKEFFGSSQLSQFMDQTNPLAELTHKRRLSALGPGGLTRERAGFAVRDIHPSHYGRICPIETPEGPNAGLIGSLATLARVNPYGFIATPYNKVENGKVRRDLPAVYMTADEEDDLRVAPGDIRTDAEGTILGDIVPVRYRQEFTTTTPTQVDYAAVSPVQIVSVATSLIPFLEHDDANRALMGSNMQRQAVPLLRPERPLVGTGLEAQAARDSGMVIVSRTDGEVSYIDGSCIRVIDNNGKEYEYELQKYQRSNQDTCLNQRPLVYEGDQVVAGQVLADGSSTEGAELALGHNILVTYMPWEGYNYEDAILISERLVQQDIYTSIHVEKYEIEARQTKLGPEEITREIPNVGEDSLRQLDGSGIIRVGAWVESGDILVGKVTPKGESDQPPEEKLLRAIFGEKARDVRDNSLRVPNGEKGRVVDVRVFTREQGDELPPGANMVVRVYVAQKRKIQVGDKMAGRHGNKGIVSRILPIEDMPYLPDGRPVDIVLNPLGVPSRMNVGQIFECLLGWAGQNLKKRFKVVPFDEMHGSEMSRETVHAKLREARDKVKKNWLFDENYPGKTLVYDGRTGEPFDQPVTVGIAYMLKLVHLVDDKIHARSTGPYSLVTQQPLGGKAQQGGQRFGEMEVWALEAFGAAYTLQELLTVKSDDMQGRNEALNAIVKGKTIPRPGTPESFKVLMRELQSLCLDIAVHKVETTDEGGSRDVEVDLMADIPATRMTYTANNFAPAKPTYDLSSSVEEEDE, from the coding sequence ATGGCAAATCTAACCCACAACGAACCTACTTTTTTGCTTCCTGACTTAATTGAAATTCAACGGTCAAGCTTTCGTTGGTTTTTGGAAGCGGGGCTGATTGAAGAATTAGAAAGTTTCTCTCCGATTACCGACTATACCGGTAAATTGGAACTGCATTTTTTAGCCAAAGACTATAAACTCAAACGCCCTAAATATGACGTTGATGAAGCGAAACGGCGGGATAGTACCTATGCCGTTCAGATGTATGTTCCCACTCGTTTAATTAATAAAGAAACTGGAGAGATTAAAGAACAAGAAGTCTTTATTGGAGACTTACCCTTGATGACAGAACGGGGAACCTTTATCATCAACGGGGCAGAACGAGTTATTGTTAATCAAATTGTCAGAAGTCCGGGGGTTTATTATAAATCTGAAATTGATAAAAACGGACGGCGGACTTATAGCGCGTCCTTAATTCCTAACCGAGGGGCTTGGTTAAAATTTGAAACCGATAAAAATGATTTAGTGTGGGTGAGAATTGATAAAACCCGAAAACTATCAGCCCAAGTTTTATTAAAAGCTTTGGGTCTTACTAATAACGAAATTTTTGATGCGTTACGCCATCCCGAATACTTTGAAAAAACCATTGAACGGGAAGGAGAATTTACCGAAGACGACGCCTTAATGGAACTGTACCGCAAACTCCGTCCTGGGGAACCCCCAACGGTAGCCGGAGGGGAACAGTTACTCAATAACCGTTTCTTCGATGCCAAACGCTATGATTTGGGTCGGGTGGGACGCTATAAACTCAATAAAAAACTGCGGTTGACCATTCCTGATACCACACGGGTTTTGACCTCTACTGATATTCTGGCGGCTATCGATTATTTAGTTAACTTGGAATACGATATCGGCGAAACCGATGATATTGACCACTTAGGAAATCGTCGGGTACGTTCGGTGGGTGAACTGCTGCAAAACCAAGTCCGGGTTGGGTTAAACCGTTTAGAACGGATTATTCGGGAACGGATGACGGTGAGTGATGCTGATGCTTTAACTCCTGCGTCTTTGGTTAACCCCAAACCCCTTGTTGCCGCGATTAAAGAGTTTTTCGGTAGTTCTCAATTATCGCAGTTTATGGATCAGACAAATCCCTTGGCGGAACTGACCCATAAACGTCGTTTATCCGCCCTTGGCCCTGGAGGATTAACCCGTGAACGGGCGGGGTTTGCTGTTCGAGATATTCACCCTAGCCACTACGGTCGGATTTGTCCCATTGAAACCCCAGAGGGGCCAAACGCCGGATTAATTGGGTCTTTGGCAACCTTAGCACGGGTCAATCCCTACGGATTTATTGCCACTCCTTACAATAAAGTTGAGAATGGCAAAGTCCGCCGAGATTTACCTGCGGTGTACATGACCGCCGACGAAGAAGACGATTTGCGGGTCGCGCCGGGGGATATCCGCACCGATGCCGAGGGGACAATTTTAGGAGATATTGTTCCAGTACGGTATCGCCAGGAATTCACAACAACGACTCCCACCCAGGTAGACTATGCTGCCGTGTCTCCGGTGCAAATCGTGTCTGTAGCAACCTCTTTAATTCCTTTCCTCGAACACGACGACGCTAACCGAGCTTTGATGGGGTCTAATATGCAGCGTCAGGCTGTACCTTTGTTACGTCCTGAACGGCCCTTAGTAGGAACGGGATTAGAAGCTCAAGCAGCCCGTGACAGTGGGATGGTGATTGTGTCTCGGACAGATGGGGAGGTTAGTTATATTGACGGGTCTTGTATTCGAGTTATCGATAACAACGGTAAGGAATACGAATATGAGTTACAGAAATATCAACGTTCTAACCAAGATACTTGTTTAAACCAGCGTCCGTTGGTTTATGAAGGAGATCAGGTTGTGGCAGGTCAGGTGTTAGCCGATGGTTCCTCAACGGAAGGGGCAGAACTCGCCCTCGGTCACAATATCTTAGTCACCTATATGCCTTGGGAAGGGTATAACTACGAAGACGCGATTTTAATTAGTGAGCGTCTCGTTCAACAAGATATTTACACCTCCATCCACGTTGAAAAATACGAAATTGAAGCTCGACAAACCAAACTCGGCCCGGAAGAAATTACCCGTGAAATTCCTAACGTTGGGGAAGATTCCCTGCGTCAACTCGATGGTAGTGGAATTATCCGAGTTGGAGCTTGGGTTGAGTCTGGCGATATTTTAGTCGGGAAAGTCACTCCCAAAGGGGAATCTGACCAACCCCCGGAAGAAAAACTCCTGCGGGCGATTTTCGGAGAAAAAGCACGGGATGTGCGCGATAACTCCCTGCGGGTTCCCAACGGTGAAAAAGGTCGGGTTGTGGATGTGCGGGTGTTTACTCGTGAACAAGGAGACGAACTTCCCCCCGGTGCCAATATGGTGGTGCGGGTCTATGTTGCCCAAAAACGCAAAATCCAAGTTGGGGATAAAATGGCCGGACGACACGGAAATAAAGGAATTGTGTCTCGGATTTTGCCCATTGAGGATATGCCCTATTTGCCCGATGGTCGCCCAGTGGATATTGTGTTAAATCCTTTGGGTGTACCCAGCCGGATGAACGTCGGTCAAATCTTTGAGTGTTTATTAGGGTGGGCGGGTCAAAACCTGAAAAAACGGTTTAAAGTCGTTCCCTTTGATGAAATGCACGGGTCTGAAATGTCACGGGAAACGGTTCATGCGAAATTACGCGAAGCCCGTGATAAGGTCAAGAAAAATTGGTTATTTGATGAAAATTATCCGGGGAAAACCTTAGTTTATGATGGTCGCACTGGAGAACCCTTTGACCAACCCGTGACTGTCGGTATTGCCTATATGCTGAAACTGGTTCACTTAGTCGATGATAAGATTCACGCCCGGTCTACTGGCCCTTACTCGTTGGTAACGCAACAACCCTTGGGAGGGAAAGCGCAACAAGGAGGTCAACGGTTTGGAGAAATGGAGGTGTGGGCGTTGGAAGCCTTTGGGGCCGCTTATACCTTACAGGAGTTGTTAACGGTCAAATCCGACGATATGCAAGGACGCAACGAAGCCCTCAACGCTATTGTTAAGGGCAAAACCATTCCCCGTCCCGGAACACCAGAATCCTTCAAAGTGTTGATGCGGGAGTTGCAATCTTTGTGTTTGGATATTGCGGTACATAAAGTGGAAACCACCGACGAAGGAGGAAGTCGAGATGTGGAAGTAGACTTAATGGCTGATATCCCCGCCACCCGCATGACCTACACAGCCAATAACTTTGCCCCCGCTAAACCCACTTATGACTTAAGTAGTTCAGTGGAAGAAGAAGACGAATAA
- a CDS encoding TatD family hydrolase encodes MQLIDTHVHINFKELASDLEAIRQRWQEAGVVRLVHSCVHPGEFQEIQDIANQVPELSFAVGLHPLDSQLWNSTSAETITQLAQSDDRVVAIGEMGLDFYKADNREQQIQVFTEQLEIAYRLNKPVIIHCRDAAATMIHLLQKFWEQRGTVSGVMHCWGGTPEEQEQFLALGLYISFSGTVTFKKAIAIQDSARQVPSNRILVETDCPFLAPVPKRGKRNEPAFVRHVAETVAQLRNIPLETLCQQTTHNACQLFQLSV; translated from the coding sequence ATGCAACTGATTGATACCCACGTTCATATTAATTTTAAAGAATTGGCATCCGACTTAGAGGCAATTCGACAAAGATGGCAAGAAGCGGGAGTCGTTCGTTTAGTGCATTCTTGTGTTCACCCTGGAGAATTTCAGGAGATACAGGATATTGCTAATCAAGTCCCCGAACTCAGCTTTGCTGTTGGGTTGCATCCGTTGGATAGCCAACTCTGGAATTCTACCTCGGCGGAAACCATTACCCAACTCGCCCAATCCGATGATAGAGTCGTTGCCATTGGCGAAATGGGGCTTGATTTTTATAAAGCCGATAACCGAGAGCAACAAATCCAGGTGTTCACCGAACAGCTAGAAATTGCCTATCGATTGAATAAACCTGTGATCATTCACTGTCGGGATGCAGCCGCAACCATGATTCATCTCTTACAAAAATTTTGGGAACAACGGGGGACAGTTTCTGGAGTGATGCACTGTTGGGGAGGAACCCCGGAAGAACAAGAGCAGTTTTTGGCGTTAGGGTTGTATATCAGCTTTAGTGGAACCGTGACGTTTAAAAAAGCAATTGCCATTCAAGACTCCGCTCGTCAAGTTCCATCTAATCGGATTTTAGTCGAAACGGATTGTCCTTTTCTAGCCCCTGTTCCTAAACGCGGAAAACGCAACGAACCTGCCTTTGTGCGTCATGTTGCAGAAACGGTTGCTCAACTGCGGAACATTCCCCTAGAAACCCTCTGTCAACAAACCACCCATAATGCTTGTCAACTGTTTCAATTATCAGTATAG
- the rpsT gene encoding 30S ribosomal protein S20: MANIKSAVKRVEIAERNRLRNKSYKSAVKTLMKKCLTSVDKYGADPTTDNLAAVNQQMSAAFSKIDKAVKKGVLHPNNGARKKSRLARALKRHQTVAA; the protein is encoded by the coding sequence ATGGCCAATATTAAATCTGCTGTCAAACGAGTCGAAATTGCAGAGCGCAATCGGTTGCGTAACAAATCGTACAAGTCAGCCGTTAAAACCTTAATGAAAAAATGTCTGACCTCAGTTGATAAATACGGGGCTGACCCTACAACCGATAATCTCGCCGCCGTCAATCAACAAATGTCGGCTGCCTTTAGTAAAATTGACAAAGCTGTCAAAAAAGGGGTTCTGCATCCTAACAATGGTGCACGCAAAAAATCTCGCTTGGCAAGAGCCTTAAAGCGTCACCAAACCGTTGCTGCCTAA
- the hisD gene encoding histidinol dehydrogenase, producing MLRIITQWVEAQAELRRISDRTHDDTMIHKEATVREVLQTVRRQGDKALLHYTEEFDQQTLTLDELRVSGSELDAAYQQVSKELLDAIQLARKQIEAFHRQRIPKSWVQFEDDEVVLGKRYTPVDRAGLYVPGGKASYPSTVLMNAVPAQVAKVPRIVMVTPPGPEHKMNPAVLVAAQEAGVHEIYRVGGAQAVAALAYGTETIPKVDVITGPGNIYVTLAKKLVYGTVGIDSLAGPSEVLVIADSVANPIHVAADLLAQAEHDTLAAAILLTTDSALARQVVAEVERQLVNHPRRTLTEKAIAHYGLVVVVESLEAAAQLSNEFAPEHLELEVAEPWDLLESIRHAGAIFLGCSTPEAVGDYLAGPNHTLPTSGAARYASALGVETFMKHSSLIQYSPTALQKVAGAIQVLTTAEGLPSHGDSVRLRTEP from the coding sequence ATGCTGCGAATTATTACTCAGTGGGTTGAAGCACAAGCTGAATTGCGACGGATCTCTGACCGTACCCATGATGACACGATGATCCATAAAGAGGCAACGGTGCGGGAGGTGCTGCAAACAGTTCGGCGTCAAGGAGATAAAGCACTTCTCCACTACACGGAAGAATTTGATCAACAGACCTTAACATTAGACGAATTGCGGGTGAGTGGTTCAGAGTTAGACGCAGCTTACCAACAAGTGTCTAAAGAATTACTCGATGCGATCCAGTTAGCCCGCAAACAAATTGAAGCCTTTCACCGCCAACGGATTCCCAAGTCTTGGGTTCAGTTTGAAGATGACGAGGTGGTTCTCGGAAAACGATATACTCCCGTTGATCGGGCTGGACTTTATGTACCGGGGGGTAAAGCTTCGTACCCCAGTACCGTGTTGATGAATGCGGTTCCGGCTCAAGTGGCCAAGGTTCCTCGGATTGTCATGGTGACACCCCCAGGGCCAGAGCATAAAATGAATCCGGCGGTTTTAGTCGCGGCTCAGGAAGCTGGGGTTCATGAAATTTATCGGGTTGGGGGGGCACAGGCTGTTGCCGCTTTGGCCTATGGTACGGAAACCATCCCGAAGGTGGATGTGATTACCGGCCCTGGCAATATTTATGTGACGTTGGCCAAAAAATTAGTTTATGGAACCGTGGGCATTGATTCCCTGGCGGGGCCATCGGAAGTTTTAGTGATTGCGGATAGTGTGGCGAACCCGATTCATGTGGCGGCGGATTTATTAGCCCAAGCCGAACACGATACCTTAGCGGCTGCAATTTTATTAACAACGGATTCAGCTTTAGCCCGACAAGTAGTGGCTGAAGTGGAACGACAGTTAGTGAACCATCCCCGACGCACCTTAACCGAAAAAGCGATTGCCCATTATGGTTTAGTGGTCGTCGTCGAATCCTTAGAGGCGGCGGCTCAATTGTCCAATGAGTTTGCCCCCGAACACTTGGAATTAGAAGTGGCTGAACCTTGGGATTTACTCGAAAGTATTCGCCATGCCGGGGCTATCTTTTTAGGGTGTTCAACACCGGAAGCTGTTGGGGATTATTTAGCTGGCCCTAACCATACTTTACCGACATCCGGCGCTGCCCGTTATGCCTCAGCGTTAGGGGTGGAAACCTTTATGAAACATTCGAGTTTAATTCAGTATTCTCCAACGGCTTTACAGAAGGTGGCTGGGGCTATTCAAGTTTTGACCACCGCCGAAGGTTTACCGTCTCATGGGGACTCGGTACGGCTGAGAACGGAACCTTAG
- a CDS encoding universal stress protein, which yields MLNTILVAVDDSPTAKFVIEALSQLQLQPTTNVIFSHVVPTVASDFDLVADRPHLGSDEFPYRHIEKQLRGYQDQLDCESEIEIVAGDPAEEIIRLANIYQADLIIIGSRGLTGVKRILQGSVSSQVVSEANCSVWVVKEVED from the coding sequence GTGCTGAATACGATTTTGGTTGCTGTGGATGATTCACCGACTGCGAAGTTTGTGATTGAGGCACTAAGCCAACTACAATTGCAACCCACAACAAACGTGATCTTCTCTCATGTTGTGCCAACGGTGGCATCGGATTTTGATCTGGTGGCTGATAGACCTCATCTGGGTAGTGATGAGTTTCCTTATCGTCATATTGAAAAGCAACTTCGAGGTTATCAGGATCAGTTAGATTGTGAAAGTGAAATTGAAATTGTGGCGGGTGACCCAGCAGAGGAAATTATTCGGTTAGCGAATATTTATCAAGCGGATTTGATTATCATTGGTAGTCGGGGACTAACGGGGGTCAAACGAATTTTACAAGGGTCGGTGAGTTCTCAGGTGGTTTCGGAAGCCAATTGTTCGGTTTGGGTGGTTAAGGAAGTTGAGGATTAG